TAGTTTTTATGCAGCTATGAATTATGAGGGAGCCCGTAATATCTATACTCGGATACTCGCTTTAGAGTCTGACAATAAATCTGCCATGGATATGCTTAAGAGATCCGAAGAGAAGATAGGACAGCAATTGAGCGAGAGAGCATCCGCTCTCCTTCTTAGCGCTGAGAAGTCTTTTAGGAAGAGAGAGTATTCTCAGGCTTTAGAGAGTTACTATAGTGTTCTTCAAATAGACCCTGATAATGAAGATGCAGAACTTGGTATTACCGAACTGAACAAATATATTCAGGAGAGAGAAGAAGATAAGCAGGTTGCCTTGGATCTTAATAGGGCTTTAAAACTATATCAGGGCGGTAGTTATAGCGAAGCAAAGTTTGTATTAGATAAGATACTTAGTAAGAGACCTGATAATGAAGAGGCTTCTAAATATAGAAGGCTGTCTATCCAAAAGATAAATAAAGATAAAGATATAGCTCAGCTCTGGGAGGAAGCAAATAGATATTATACTGCCAGGGATTATGAAAGAGCCCTTGATATCTATACCCAGATACTTGCGTTAGAGCCTGACAGCAGGTCTGCTATGGATATGCTTGATAGATGCGAGGATAAGCTAAAAGTTGAGAAAGACGAAGTACTTAGTTCTCTGCTTGTTAAGGCTAGAAAATCTTCGAGGAAGAAGGATTATACGGGGGCTTTAAGCTATTTTGAAAAGGTTCTTGAGATTGATCCCGGTAATAGAGAGGCGGATAGTGAGATAGTTGAGATTCAAGGATTGATAGAACAGGAGACTTTTAAAAAGAGTCTGGATAAAGCTCTGCTGAGTGCTAAGAGTCTATATAAACAGGGCAGCTTTAAGGAGGCTAAGATTATATTAAACGGAATCATAGAGAAGAGCCCAGAGAACAGAGAGGCCTTGGGATATCTTGAGCTCTGCTCGCTTAAGATAGCCAAAGAGAAAAAAACGGCTTTATTATGGCAAGAGGCTGATACTCTTTTTTCTAAAGGTGATTATGGGTTGGCGCGTCAAAAGTATGCTCAGATTCTCTCTATAGATTCAGGTGGGAAGGTAGCTTTGGTTAAAATAAATAAATGTGAGGAGAAGCTTGAGAAGGCAGAAGAGCGGAAGATAGCTGCTTTACTTACTTCAGGTAGGATTGAGTATAAGAGAAAAGAATATTTGAAAGCACTGGAACGCTTTGAAAAGGTTTTAAAGTTAGACCCTGCTAATCAGGATGCGGTAACTGAGATGATAAAAGTGGAGAACGCGCTTAAAGAGCAGAGCTGGCCTCAAGAAGAAAAATTAGATTCTGCTGATTTAAGGTCTAAGATTGCTGAGAGTGAAAGAGCGAGTCAGCTCTGGGAGGAAGCCAACAAGCTATATGCTGAAAGAGCATATCTTAAGGCGCTTAAGAAGTATGCTAGCATTGTAACTATTGAACCTGAAAATCAGTCTGCTCTTGAGATGCTGAATAGATGCGAAGATAAGATTGAGATTAAAAGGAGTAGAGAGGTTTCATCTCTTTTAGTTATGGGCGAGAAGGCAAGGAGGAGCGGCAATTACGATAAGGCACTGGAGTATTTTGAACGAGTTTTAGAGTTGGAGCCTGCCAATAAAGAGGCTGATGGTAAAATTCTGGAGATAGCCTTGCAAAAGGATGGTAAAAGAGGGGCTAAGAAGAAGAGCCTTGAATTGGCTAAAAGAGAGAGCAAGGAAGAGGAGCTGAAGATCTTATGGGAAGAAGCAAACATGTATTACAGTCAGAAAGATTTTAAGTCTGCCTGGGATAAATATGCCGACATTCTCTCTCTTGACCCAGAAGATAAGATTGCCAATGATATGCTTAATAGATGCGAGGATAGGCTCTATGAGACTAAAGTAAAAGAGATCTCATCCTTGCTTCTATCTGCCTCAAGAGAGTTTCGTAATAAAAATTATGATAGAGCTCTTAAATATTATCAGGATGTTCTTCAGATAGACCCTGACAGCAAAGAAGCAAGAAGGAGTATAGAGGATATCTATAAGAGTATGAGGTCTCTTGAGATGGCAGAGAGGGTTAAAGGCGATCTGGTTAAAGCGAAATCTCTTTATAGTAAAGGAAGGTTTAAAGAAGCGGAGATCATGTTGGATGAGTTATTAAAATTAGATTCTAAAAATAGAGAGATTCAGAAGTATCTTACTTTGACAATCGAGGCTATAAGGCAAAAACAGGATTTAAAAAATTTCTGGGAGGAAGCCAATAGTCTCTATGCCGAGGGAGAGTATGAGTTAGCCTGGAGGAAGTATAGCGATATTCTTGTAATTGACTCTAACGATGAAGTTGCTCGTCAGATGGTCAAAAAGTGCCGGAGTAAGATCCAGCAGTATAATATAAAAGAGATTTCGGCTTTACTCTCTGCAGGAGAGAAATATTTAGTTAAAGGCGAGAATCAGAAGGCATTGAATTACTTTATGAGAGTTTTAGAGTTGGACCCTGCCAATAAAGGGGCGGAAGAGAATATCTCCAAAATAAAAGATAGTCTTAGGGCTGAAGAGATAGAGCCTTATAAGGGCAAAAGAGAAAAAGAGATAGGTGCATTATATCTAAGCGGTGTTAAAAATTATGATAAGGCTGATTATGATAAGGCTATATATCTTTTTGAGAAGGTTTTAATAGCTGATCCTACTCATGAGAATGCATATCGATATTTAGAGATGGCCCATAAGAGAAAGAGTATGGCTGAGAGTGAAGTTGCAGTAGAGGTTGATTTCAAAACAGCTGTTGAGGATGTTATCTCTATAGAAGATATATTAGAAGAGAAGAGTTTGACAGAAAAAGAGATAAGAGAGTTATATAGAGGAGCAGTAAGATTATACAAGAAGAAGGAGTATCAGAAGGCCTTGGATAAATTTAGATCTTTATCTCAATTAGACTCCAAATATCAAAAGGCATCCAAGAAAAAGATCAAGGCATGTTTGGAAAAGATAAGAAAACCACTTCCCTTGGATAAAGTTGAAGAGAAGTACCAGCTTGGCTTGGATTACTTTAAAAAAGATCTCTACAAGAAGAGTATTCAGCTTTTCTTAGAGGTGTTGGACTTAAAGCCTAAATATAAAGATGCCAGAAAGTATCTTAAGTTATCAAGGGATAGGCTTCAGATGATGGACTCACTTGGTGATTTCGAGCAGGCTGCTATTGAGGATAAATGAATTTTAAAGAGAGTAAGGTCCGCATAATATTAGATAAAAATTTTAAAGATGACCCCATTATTATTATTCGGGGCAGTGTTATAGACGAAAATGATAACGGAATTCTGGTAACAGGCAGAATCTTCATGAAGGTGGTCGAAGATGGAAGAATGGTTGAGAAACCTATTGATAATGAGACAAAACTGCTATTTACTCCCTTTAAAAGTATAAGGTTTCTGGAGTTTGTTATAGCCGGTTCTAAATATGATGCTCTGCATAAAAAGGTTTTAAAAGAGGCTCCTCTTGACTCTTCCCAGATCAACAGGGAAGGGGCATTTTAATAATATCAAATATCAAAAAATATAGAGATGATGAGTAATATCTGTGTATTGGGAGATGGCGGCTGGGGAACGACGGTGGCAATCTTATTACAGCAGAAAGGTCATCAGGTTACTCTTTGGAGTTATGATCCTGATTATGCTTTGATTCTGGATAAAGAGAGAGAGAATAAGAGATTTTTCCCGGGTATTAAAATCCCCCCAGGGATAAGCATTACTTCAAATCTTAGTCTGGCAGTATCAGATAAAGAGATTATTATTCTAGCTGTTCCATCTATATATATAAGAGCTGTTTTGAGCAGGCTATCTGGATTTAAGAAAGATATTATCTTTGTCAGCCTTGCAAAAGGTATAGAGCAGGAGAGTTTTAAGCGTGTTTCTGAAATAATCTGTGAGGAGTTGGATAAAGTCAAAATGGCAGTTCTCTCCGGTCCGGCCATAGCATATGAAGTTGCTAAAAAGAGTCCCTCCAGCGTTGTTGTTGCTTCAGAAGATGACCGGGTTGCTAAAATAGTGCAGGAGTTATTCTTTACCCCCGTTTTCAGGGTCTATACAAGCAGTGACGTTATAGGTCTTGAGCTAGGAGGTGCTTTAAAGAATGTTATTGCCATAGCAGCGGGGATATGCGATGGACTTGGATTTGGAACCAACACAAAGGCAGCCTTATTATCCCGTGGATTGGCAGAGATGGTTAGGTTCGGCAGGAGCCAAGGTGCTCTATCAGAGACTCTCTTTGGTTTGAGCGGATTGGGTGATATGGTAACAACCTCTTTTAGCTTAAAGAGTAGGAATAGGACTTTGGGAGAGGAGATAGGCAGGGGTGCTAAGTTAGATGATGTATTAAGGAACAAAAATACTGTAGCAGAGGGAATATATACAGTTAAAGCGCTGCATGGTTTTACAAAAAGCAGCAAGATAGAGATGCCTATTGCAGAGCAGATTTATCGAGTGCTTTATAATAATAAAGATCCTTATAAAGCAGTCTCTGATTTAATGGCCAGAGAAGCAAAGCCAGAGTCCTATAGTTGTTGATTTTTAACTCTAATATGCAGTATGTTTATTTAGCGGGGCGTAGCGCAGCATGGCTAGCGCGCCTGAATGGGGTTCAGGAGGTCGGGAGTTCGAGTCTCCCCGCCCCGATTTACCTTTGCAACTTAAGGTTGTAAGATAATAATAAGATATGGTAACATATATAAAATAGTTCAACCTTTTAACAAGAGGAGGCATGTATGGAAGCATATTGTGTAAAGTGTAAATCAAAAAAAGAGATGCAGGAAGGAGAAGAGGTTACTCTTAAGAACGGCCGTAGAGCTATGAAGGGGAAGTGTCCTGATTGCGGTACGTCTTTATTTCGCATTCTAGGTTCTAAATAGTGATAGGAAAGTAGCAAGGGTGGATTTATACCGGAAAGCAAAGTTCATTGCCGGTCTTATTCAGGATAAGGACGGAGATGATGTTGTGTTGATACATATGGGTCAAGCAGTGAGCTTTACTGTTTTTTTTGTTATCTGCAGTGCTAATTCACACCGGCAAGTTAAAACAATAGTTGATTATATAATCTCAAATACCAAAAAGAATAAGATTAAAATCTGGCATACTGAAGGTTATGAGAGTGCAGATTGGGTATTGCTTGATTATGGAGATATAGTGGTACATATATTTATGGAAGAGCAGAGATTATTTTATGAGTTAGAGAGGTTATGGCGCGACCTCCCCTTGGAGCATATTGGGGCAGCTTGACGGTTAATTTTTTATTGTTATGTTAAATATAGAGGATAGACTAAAAGGATATCTAGTTGAGATTGCAGCTGGCTGGGGTATTGGCGATTTGAGTATTGAGGTGGGTACTCCTCGCTCTAGGGAGTATGGAGATCTCTCAACCAATATAGCCTTAAAACTATCTAAATCTTTAAAAAAGAAGCCTAAAGATATAGCAGCCAGTATCCTATTAAAGCTTAAAGAAGATTTTAAGGATGTTTTTGATAATATCGAGATTGCGGAGCCGGGATTTATAAACTTCTATTTCTCGGTAGAGTATCTCTATGAATTTTTGGGGGATATATTAAAAGATGAGGGAGTCTTTTTAAATAATATAGGGAAAGAGAAGAAGGTTCTTATTGAGTTTGTATCTGCGAACCCAACAGGCCCGCTCTCTATTGCTCACGGGAGGCAGGCTGCTGTAGGTGCTTCATTAGCCAGGATACTTGACTCTTCGGGGTATAAAGTGGATAAAGAGTATTATGTCAACGATGAGGGCAATCAGATAAATCTGCTGGGTGAATCTTTGCGGGTGAGGTGTTTAGAGCTTCTTGGAAAAGAATCCGAGCTGCCTGACGAAGGTTATCAGGGTGAATATTTAATTGATATGGCGAAAAAGATAGTGAAGGATGAGGAGATAAGCATAGAAGATATAGAGAGCAGAGAGCTTAATTATTTCTCTGAGTATGCATTGAAGTGGATTCTTTCCGGGATTAAAAGTTCTCTTTCTGATTTTGGAGTCGATTTTGAGAACTGGGTTTCCCAGAGAGATGCTGCTTCTAAAAATTCCGTGGAGGATGTTATAGCCAGGCTAAAGTCTAAAAACTGTACTTATGAGCAGGATGATGCATTATGGTTTAAATCCAGTGATTTTGGCGATAGTCAGGACAGGGTTGTTGTTAAAAATGATGGAGATTATACTTATTTTATTGCTGATATTGCCTACCATCTGGATAAATATAAGAGAGAGTACGATCTTGTAATAGATATCTGGGGTCCTGATCATCATGGTTATATCAAAAGAGTCGAAGCTGCCTTGAATGCTTTAGGGTATGAGGCAAAGAAACTGAAAGTTTTAATTGTTCAGCTGGCTACACTATATAGAGACGGTAAGCCTATTAAGCTCTCGACAAGACGCAATGAGACTATAACCTTGGATGAGGTTATATCTGAGATTGGCTCCGATGCAACTCTCTTTTTTCTCTTGAACAGAAAGCTGGATAGTCATCTTGATTTTGACCTAGAGTTTGCTAAGAAGAAGAGCATGGATAACCCTGTATACTATATCCAGTATGCACATGCTAGGATCTCAAACATCATAAGTTTTGCAGAGCAGAACAGCATAGATTTAAGAGAGTCTCTCACCTCTGATTTAGCAGCTAATTTAAGAGAGCCGGAGGAAAAAGATATCCTGCGCAGCTTGGTGCAATTTTCTAGAATAATAAAGATATCTGCTCTTACAATGGAGCCCTCTCTTATTGCGGCATATCTACACGAGCTTGCTCAGCAGTTCCACAGTTTTTATAATAAGTATAGGGTTGTTACAGATTCTGCTGCATTGACAAAAGCACGGCTCTATCTCTGTTCTGCAATCCAGATTGTGCTGAAGAGAGGTTTGGGATTACTCGGGATATCTGCTCCCGATAGCATGTAGCATGTTTAAAACTCTTAAAATATATCTTGGCGAAAGAGTAGATTATAGGAGTTTAATCAAAAGTTTCAGCGAATTAGGTTACAAGAGAGTGAGTAGTTTAGGTGCCAGAGATGAGTTCTCTTTTAAGGGAGCCGGCATAAGTATATACCCTTCCAGTTATGAATTACCATTGCGAATCGAGATAGATGACGATGTTGTATCTTCAATAAGAGTATTTAATCCCCATAGCGGCGATATTTTGGAAGAGCATGGGATGCTGATACTTTTACCTGTAAGACTCTCTAAGTTAAAAGATAGAGAGAGTCTCTATCTTGAAAGTATACCAATCGAGAATTTTCTCGATATTAAAAGAGGAGACTATGTCGTCCATATTACTCATGGTCTAGGCAGGTTTCTCGGTATTAAGACCTTAAAAGGAGAAGATTTCTTTTTAATCAAGTATTTCAGAGAAGATAGACTCTATATTCCCGTAAAAGATGCAGATCTCATTCAGAAGTATCTGGGGTTTGGAGGTAGAGCTCCTAAGTTAAGTAAGCTGGGAAGTAAAGATTGGCAGAGTCTGAAGAGTAAGGCTAAGCGCGGCATAGAGAGTTTTGCAAAGGATCTGCTCAAAATTCAAGCAGAGAGAGTAACTTTAAAAGGATACTCTTTTTCCAGAGATACAGATTGGCAGAATGATTTAAAGAACAGTTTTCCCTACAGAGAGACTCTCGGCCAGCTGAAAGCTATAGAAGAAATGAAGAGAGATATGGAATCTATCTCTGCGATGGATAGGTTGATATGCGGCGATGTTGGTTATGGTAAGACCGAAGTTGCTTTACGTGCGGCATTTAAAGCTGTCATGGATAATAAACAGGTCTCAATGCTCGTACCTACGACAATACTTGCTCAGCAGCATTACCAAAGGTTTACGGAGAGGCTCACGCAGTTTCCGGTTAGGGTTGATATGTTATCAAGATTTAGAACTGAGAAAGAACAAAAAGAGATTTTGGCTGACTTAAAAGAAGGCAAAATAGATATAATTATCGGGACTCATGGGTTAATATCATCCAATATTGAGTTTAAGGACCTGGGTTTACTTATAATAGATGAGGAGCAGAGGTTTGGTGTGATTCAGAAAGAGAAATTTAAACAGTATCGTCAGGTGGTAGACGTTCTGACTCTGACTGCAACGCCGATTCCGCGTACATTATATCTCTCTCTTGTTGGTATTAAAGATATGTCGGTTATAAATACTCCTCCGGAGGAGAGGTTGCCGGTCAAGGCGTATATCTCTGAATATGATGACAATCTAATTAAGCATGTTATCAGAAGAGAGCTTAAAAGAGGAGGCCAGGTATTCTTTGTAAATAATAGGATAAGAGGTATAGAGAGAACGGCGGCAAAACTAAAAAAATTATTACCTAAGGTAGAGATTGCTGCTGCACATGGAAGGATGGGGAAGAGAGAGCTTGCTGATATTATGGTGAGATTTTTGAATTCTGAAATAGATGTTTTAGTCTCTACGACCATAATCCAATCCGGAATCGATATCCCTAACGTTAACACTCTGATTGTAAATAGAGCGGATATGTTCGGTTTAGCAGGACTCTATCAGCTTAAAGGAAGAGTGGGGAGATATAATAGGGCTGCCTATGCATATTTTTTAATACCTAAAGATAAGCCTGTTTCAGGAGATGCTTCAAGAAGGCTTAAGACTATAATAGAAGAGGCGGATTTAGGTGCAGGGTTTAAAATTGCTATTCGGGATTTAGAGATAAGAGGGGCGGGTAACATATTAGGGCGAGAACAGCATGGATTCATACAGTCTGTGGGTTTTGATCTTTATTGCAGGCTTCTTAAGCAGGCAATATATAAATTGACAGGAGATGAAATAAAAGAGAGAATGTTTAGCAAAATCAACAATTGAATACGGGGGTCTTTATGAGAAAGTTTTTAACGGTATCAGCGCTGCTCTTGTTGATAGCTAATATCTCCGGGGCTGTTTTAGTAAATAGAGTAGTAGCCGTAGTTAATGGAGAGGTTATAACCGAGGCTGACCTGGTTCGTTTTGCCAAAAAGATGGCCATAGCTCGGAATATAGATTTAGCCCAGATGGATAGAGCTACAGAGGATAAGGTTATCAGGGAGTCGCTCAATGAGTTGATAGAGGATATGCTGGTTCTCTCTTATGCTAAGAGATTGGGCTTAGGAATAGATGAAAAGGCGGTTGAGAAAAGAATTGCCGTAATCAAGGATAGTTTTAATACTGAGATGGAATTTTTGAGCAGGCTGGAGAGAGATGGTTTAAGCTATGAAAGTCTTTGGCAGAGAATACATAACGATATTCTAAAAACCAAGACTGTTGATTATTTTGTCAAAAGAAAGATAGAGGTTCATCCTCAAGAGATAGAAAAATACTATCTTGCTAATAAGGATGAATTTATAGCACCTGAGGCATTTAAAGTTGAGAAGATATATGTTAAGAAGGGCGAAAGTAGCAGGGATAGGATAGACCAGATAAAATTGTTAATCGAAAAAAAAGTGCCATTTAAAGACTTGGCTCAGAATCATAGTGATTCCTTAGCTGATAATGTAAGAGAAGGGGAGTGGATTCAGAAGGGCAGGATTGGCGAGGAGATAGCCAATGCTATCTTTGGTCTTAATGTTGGAGAGGTAAGTGATATTATAGAGACTGAAGGTGCTTATTACATATTTAAAGTCGTTGCTAAGTCTGAATCTCACCTGGAAGAGTTAGATAAGGTTAAGGACAAGGTCTATAATCGTCTATATCAGAGAAAATTTTCTGAGAAATTTAATAAATTTATCACAGAGCTTAAAGAGGATGCCCAAGTCGATATTAAAATATAAGAAGCTCTTGCTCTATACTCTGGGAGATCCGGCTGGAATAGGTTCTGAGATAATCATTAAATCTTTAAGCCAAAGAGAGGTTCTTAACTCTGCCATACATCTTATAATTGCAGACCATAAATCTATTCTTAAGGTTACTTCAATCTTAAAATCGAAAGTCAGCTTAAACATAATGACTGGTTTTGATAGTGTTCTCTTAGAAGCCGGTGCTTTGAATATTCTGAACCTCTCTAATGCGCCGGATGTAGAACTATCTCAGCCTGATGCAGCCTCTGCTAGGGCAAGCCTGGAATACCTTGATAGAGCTGTAGATATAATTAAAGAGCATGGATCAGAGATAGCTTCCTTAATAACCCTTCCGGTCTCCAAGGAGGCGATATCTTCATTGGGAGTAGGTTTTAAAGGGCATACAGAATATTTAAAGGAGAGGTTTAACGTAGATTCTGTATTGATGATATTTTTGACTCCTGTTTTCTATCTCTATCTGGCTACTCGCCATATTCCCCTAAGAGATGTTTCGGCCCATATTGATTATCTTGAGCTAAAAGATGCTATTAAAAAGATGGATAGTCTCTTTTCGAAAGTGGATAAGCATAAACCTCGGATAGCTGTTTTAGGTCTCAATCCTCATGGAGGCGAGA
This window of the Candidatus Kaelpia imicola genome carries:
- the mfd gene encoding transcription-repair coupling factor — its product is MFKTLKIYLGERVDYRSLIKSFSELGYKRVSSLGARDEFSFKGAGISIYPSSYELPLRIEIDDDVVSSIRVFNPHSGDILEEHGMLILLPVRLSKLKDRESLYLESIPIENFLDIKRGDYVVHITHGLGRFLGIKTLKGEDFFLIKYFREDRLYIPVKDADLIQKYLGFGGRAPKLSKLGSKDWQSLKSKAKRGIESFAKDLLKIQAERVTLKGYSFSRDTDWQNDLKNSFPYRETLGQLKAIEEMKRDMESISAMDRLICGDVGYGKTEVALRAAFKAVMDNKQVSMLVPTTILAQQHYQRFTERLTQFPVRVDMLSRFRTEKEQKEILADLKEGKIDIIIGTHGLISSNIEFKDLGLLIIDEEQRFGVIQKEKFKQYRQVVDVLTLTATPIPRTLYLSLVGIKDMSVINTPPEERLPVKAYISEYDDNLIKHVIRRELKRGGQVFFVNNRIRGIERTAAKLKKLLPKVEIAAAHGRMGKRELADIMVRFLNSEIDVLVSTTIIQSGIDIPNVNTLIVNRADMFGLAGLYQLKGRVGRYNRAAYAYFLIPKDKPVSGDASRRLKTIIEEADLGAGFKIAIRDLEIRGAGNILGREQHGFIQSVGFDLYCRLLKQAIYKLTGDEIKERMFSKINN
- a CDS encoding tetratricopeptide repeat protein, translated to MIRNIIYFLSLLSLLIFPPILNAQIASDLMDDDGVSDKLTKNIKIEQKAGNLYNVEFRNADIKDIIRYFAHEYGLNIIADKDVEGTVTASLGNVTIKQALGQILDSQNYTMIEIDNVIRVKAKLSPVTTFKLHNVSAADISDNMVSLLGSEGKMVIDEVTNSIMVTDSDDNINIMRNFIEGVDVKGRQVLIETKFVETTLNTSKNLGVEWGTTITVQGAARPHTFPFGSTGDKYAFGNENAQIGTDEEERSNIAGFPVAGSGEYTFGTLDFAQFKAVLKALLTDDDTKIISNPQVATLNNRLATIGVTTEYPLPTYEVDSSTGELTVSGYEYKNIGITLNVTPFIASDDYITMTIEPTVGTVGETISVGDTGFKLPIISSKTATTKVTIKNGETIVIGGLISTEKIKSTTKVPLLGSIPLLGKLFSYEGTSDYSSELLIFVTPHILNLEGDEELKREKIDELYEDIDRLMFDEDYGAVISKVDEILELDKGEERAKDLKVKAEENIKQKEKEEEGKAEEREAFLRSLWREANSLYAGGEYQQAKDKYIYILAESPDDKMAVKMLKRSQEKVEAIKENDLYSLIREGKSYYRENDFNKALASFREALVIDPTNRAISNYIVDIELKLTQEELGKVEKPLEEIEREKRVQSLWEEANSFYAAMNYEGARNIYTRILALESDNKSAMDMLKRSEEKIGQQLSERASALLLSAEKSFRKREYSQALESYYSVLQIDPDNEDAELGITELNKYIQEREEDKQVALDLNRALKLYQGGSYSEAKFVLDKILSKRPDNEEASKYRRLSIQKINKDKDIAQLWEEANRYYTARDYERALDIYTQILALEPDSRSAMDMLDRCEDKLKVEKDEVLSSLLVKARKSSRKKDYTGALSYFEKVLEIDPGNREADSEIVEIQGLIEQETFKKSLDKALLSAKSLYKQGSFKEAKIILNGIIEKSPENREALGYLELCSLKIAKEKKTALLWQEADTLFSKGDYGLARQKYAQILSIDSGGKVALVKINKCEEKLEKAEERKIAALLTSGRIEYKRKEYLKALERFEKVLKLDPANQDAVTEMIKVENALKEQSWPQEEKLDSADLRSKIAESERASQLWEEANKLYAERAYLKALKKYASIVTIEPENQSALEMLNRCEDKIEIKRSREVSSLLVMGEKARRSGNYDKALEYFERVLELEPANKEADGKILEIALQKDGKRGAKKKSLELAKRESKEEELKILWEEANMYYSQKDFKSAWDKYADILSLDPEDKIANDMLNRCEDRLYETKVKEISSLLLSASREFRNKNYDRALKYYQDVLQIDPDSKEARRSIEDIYKSMRSLEMAERVKGDLVKAKSLYSKGRFKEAEIMLDELLKLDSKNREIQKYLTLTIEAIRQKQDLKNFWEEANSLYAEGEYELAWRKYSDILVIDSNDEVARQMVKKCRSKIQQYNIKEISALLSAGEKYLVKGENQKALNYFMRVLELDPANKGAEENISKIKDSLRAEEIEPYKGKREKEIGALYLSGVKNYDKADYDKAIYLFEKVLIADPTHENAYRYLEMAHKRKSMAESEVAVEVDFKTAVEDVISIEDILEEKSLTEKEIRELYRGAVRLYKKKEYQKALDKFRSLSQLDSKYQKASKKKIKACLEKIRKPLPLDKVEEKYQLGLDYFKKDLYKKSIQLFLEVLDLKPKYKDARKYLKLSRDRLQMMDSLGDFEQAAIEDK
- a CDS encoding DUF5679 domain-containing protein, coding for MEAYCVKCKSKKEMQEGEEVTLKNGRRAMKGKCPDCGTSLFRILGSK
- the pdxA gene encoding 4-hydroxythreonine-4-phosphate dehydrogenase PdxA → MPKSILKYKKLLLYTLGDPAGIGSEIIIKSLSQREVLNSAIHLIIADHKSILKVTSILKSKVSLNIMTGFDSVLLEAGALNILNLSNAPDVELSQPDAASARASLEYLDRAVDIIKEHGSEIASLITLPVSKEAISSLGVGFKGHTEYLKERFNVDSVLMIFLTPVFYLYLATRHIPLRDVSAHIDYLELKDAIKKMDSLFSKVDKHKPRIAVLGLNPHGGENGMIGDEEVLIIKPLIEELKAEGLNINGPYPGDGFFRNRERFDYDIVVSLYHDQALPVIKALFDNTVNFTLGLPFLRFSPDHGPAYDIAGEGIANPASLLKAIEYSLTLNVS
- the rsfS gene encoding ribosome silencing factor, producing MDLYRKAKFIAGLIQDKDGDDVVLIHMGQAVSFTVFFVICSANSHRQVKTIVDYIISNTKKNKIKIWHTEGYESADWVLLDYGDIVVHIFMEEQRLFYELERLWRDLPLEHIGAA
- the argS gene encoding arginine--tRNA ligase yields the protein MLNIEDRLKGYLVEIAAGWGIGDLSIEVGTPRSREYGDLSTNIALKLSKSLKKKPKDIAASILLKLKEDFKDVFDNIEIAEPGFINFYFSVEYLYEFLGDILKDEGVFLNNIGKEKKVLIEFVSANPTGPLSIAHGRQAAVGASLARILDSSGYKVDKEYYVNDEGNQINLLGESLRVRCLELLGKESELPDEGYQGEYLIDMAKKIVKDEEISIEDIESRELNYFSEYALKWILSGIKSSLSDFGVDFENWVSQRDAASKNSVEDVIARLKSKNCTYEQDDALWFKSSDFGDSQDRVVVKNDGDYTYFIADIAYHLDKYKREYDLVIDIWGPDHHGYIKRVEAALNALGYEAKKLKVLIVQLATLYRDGKPIKLSTRRNETITLDEVISEIGSDATLFFLLNRKLDSHLDFDLEFAKKKSMDNPVYYIQYAHARISNIISFAEQNSIDLRESLTSDLAANLREPEEKDILRSLVQFSRIIKISALTMEPSLIAAYLHELAQQFHSFYNKYRVVTDSAALTKARLYLCSAIQIVLKRGLGLLGISAPDSM
- a CDS encoding NAD(P)H-dependent glycerol-3-phosphate dehydrogenase, with the translated sequence MMSNICVLGDGGWGTTVAILLQQKGHQVTLWSYDPDYALILDKERENKRFFPGIKIPPGISITSNLSLAVSDKEIIILAVPSIYIRAVLSRLSGFKKDIIFVSLAKGIEQESFKRVSEIICEELDKVKMAVLSGPAIAYEVAKKSPSSVVVASEDDRVAKIVQELFFTPVFRVYTSSDVIGLELGGALKNVIAIAAGICDGLGFGTNTKAALLSRGLAEMVRFGRSQGALSETLFGLSGLGDMVTTSFSLKSRNRTLGEEIGRGAKLDDVLRNKNTVAEGIYTVKALHGFTKSSKIEMPIAEQIYRVLYNNKDPYKAVSDLMAREAKPESYSC
- a CDS encoding peptidyl-prolyl cis-trans isomerase, whose product is MRKFLTVSALLLLIANISGAVLVNRVVAVVNGEVITEADLVRFAKKMAIARNIDLAQMDRATEDKVIRESLNELIEDMLVLSYAKRLGLGIDEKAVEKRIAVIKDSFNTEMEFLSRLERDGLSYESLWQRIHNDILKTKTVDYFVKRKIEVHPQEIEKYYLANKDEFIAPEAFKVEKIYVKKGESSRDRIDQIKLLIEKKVPFKDLAQNHSDSLADNVREGEWIQKGRIGEEIANAIFGLNVGEVSDIIETEGAYYIFKVVAKSESHLEELDKVKDKVYNRLYQRKFSEKFNKFITELKEDAQVDIKI